From Medicago truncatula cultivar Jemalong A17 chromosome 7, MtrunA17r5.0-ANR, whole genome shotgun sequence, a single genomic window includes:
- the LOC25497917 gene encoding polygalacturonase inhibitor, with protein sequence MEIKSIFLLLLFLPSLTFSLSPPPRPRLCHPDDEKVLLKIKDYFHNTSLFSTWIPHTDCCKWRIVSCKKIPKTTIHRVNFLEIDGADDLVGTIPPLIADLPYLETLIFRLLPNLTGPIPQAIARLPHLKFVLLNWNSLTGPIPDYFSKLPNLATLGLNNNHLTGPIPAYLGRLPKLQGLSLYDNHLTGPIPDSFGSFKAGSQVTLSNNMLSGPIPRSLGTVNFSIFEAAGNRLTGDASFLFGKDKTELAHLDLSRNKLSFDLGKVVMPVGQLDSNLLVLRLENNLIYGKLPAWLGQASLLYDFNVSNNQLCGPIPTVGGKLQGFDPSSFSHNKCLCGSPLPPCK encoded by the coding sequence ATGGAGATAAAGTCCattttcctcctcctcctcttcctccCTTCCTTAACCTTCTCTCTTTCTCCACCACCACGCCCACGCCTCTGCCACCCAGACGACGAAAAAGTCCTCCTCAAGATCAAAGATTACTTCCACAATACAAGCCTCTTCTCAACCTGGATCCCACACACAGACTGTTGCAAATGGCGTATAGTCTCATGCAAGAAAATCCCAAAAACAACCATCCATCGTGTCAACTTCCTTGAGATAGATGGTGCTGATGATCTTGTCGGTACAATTCCGCCCCTCATCGCCGATCTACCTTACCTCGAGACCCTCATTTTCCGCCTCCTTCCTAACCTCACTGGTCCTATTCCTCAAGCCATTGCTAGACTGCCTCACCTTAAATTTGTCCTCCTTAATTGGAACAGCCTAACTGGTCCTATCCCTGATTACTTTAGCAAACTCCCCAATTTAGCCACCTTAGGGCTTAATAACAACCATTTAACCGGTCCAATTCCCGCTTACCTCGGCCGCCTTCCTAAACTTCAAGGACTATCCTTGTACGACAACCATTTAACCGGTCCAATACCGGACAGCTTCGGATCATTCAAGGCCGGTTCTCAGGTCACTTTGTCCAACAACATGTTATCCGGACCAATCCCAAGATCGTTGGGCACAGTTAATTTCAGTATTTTCGAGGCTGCTGGGAACCGGTTGACCGGTGATGCATCGTTCTTGTTCGGGAAAGATAAGACTGAGTTGGCTCACCTGGACTTGTCGCGAAACAAGCTGTCGTTTGACCTCGGTAAGGTGGTAATGCCAGTGGGACAACTGGACTCGAATTTGCTGGTCTTGCGGTTGGAAAATAACCTTATATATGGAAAGTTGCCAGCTTGGTTAGGCCAAGCGTCATTGTTGTATGACTTCAATGTGAGCAACAACCAACTTTGTGGTCCTATACCGACAGTCGGAGGGAAGTTGCAAGGGTTTGATCCATCGTCGTTTTCGCATAATAAGTGTTTGTGTGGTTCTCCTTTGCCCCCTTGTAAGTGA